The Elusimicrobiota bacterium genome has a window encoding:
- a CDS encoding ATP-binding cassette domain-containing protein, translating to MSSIAVEACGLGKIFSIAIKEERNTFLNQLRRSLTGQGARGRFWALQDLSFKIARGEVFGVIGPNGAGKSTLLLILAGILAPSEGQVNVHGRPSPFFQLSAGLQPLLTVRENFSLCAALLGMPRREYLRRREEILAFSGLEKYWEARYGELSTGLAARIALSAALHSNLDVIPIDEMFSVGDLAFQGKCLEAFARLRAKGKTFVLVSHDLGLIEAVCGRVLYLREGRPAFLGPAAQAVERLRADSGNPIRTTR from the coding sequence ATGAGTTCCATTGCGGTCGAGGCCTGCGGTCTCGGCAAGATTTTTTCCATCGCGATAAAAGAGGAGAGGAATACTTTCCTCAATCAGCTGCGGCGAAGCCTTACCGGTCAGGGCGCGCGCGGACGCTTCTGGGCCTTGCAGGATTTGAGTTTTAAGATCGCCAGGGGGGAGGTCTTCGGGGTGATCGGCCCCAACGGAGCGGGCAAGAGCACGTTGCTCCTGATCCTGGCCGGGATATTGGCTCCCAGCGAAGGCCAGGTCAATGTCCATGGAAGGCCCAGCCCTTTTTTCCAGCTTAGCGCGGGACTTCAGCCGCTGCTCACGGTGCGCGAGAATTTCTCCCTATGCGCCGCCCTCTTGGGTATGCCGCGCCGGGAATATCTGCGTCGGCGCGAGGAAATCCTGGCCTTCTCTGGCCTCGAGAAATATTGGGAGGCGCGCTACGGGGAGCTCTCAACGGGCCTTGCCGCGAGGATCGCCTTGTCGGCGGCCCTCCACTCGAACCTCGACGTGATCCCCATTGACGAGATGTTCTCGGTGGGGGACCTCGCCTTTCAAGGAAAGTGCTTGGAAGCCTTCGCACGCTTGCGCGCGAAGGGAAAAACCTTCGTGCTGGTCTCGCATGACCTGGGACTTATCGAGGCGGTCTGCGGCCGGGTGCTGTATTTAAGGGAGGGGCGCCCGGCCTTTCTCGGACCCGCCGCCCAGGCCGTGGAGCGCCTGCGCGCCGACAGTGGGAATCCCATTCGAACTACAAGGTGA
- a CDS encoding NADH-quinone oxidoreductase subunit M: protein MALTFLWLVPFAGAIATALSGVASERGPRRMSLLFAALSLAAVLALPWGSGIQGISAFAERGPAWAFGIHYALSIDGLSWCLCLLNAFLTVISLLASWGEKRACGYWAAFLLLSAALMGVFLAADLFLFYIFWEAALIPMFFIIGLWGSEGRRHAAVKFFLFTFFGSLFLLVGFLALVTQHHQALGAWTWELASLKAPASGRWAKTIFLAMLVGFGVKIPLVPLHTWLPDAHTEAPAAGSMMLAGVMLKMGVYGFLRILIPLFPDLSWDWLPALGALAAVNILYGAVCAMAQSDLKRLVAYSSIAHLGFCLLGIFSKTSEGLSGGALQLINHGLTTGALFLMVGILYERSHRRGLSDFGGLALRAPWLCFFFGFSILASIGLPGLNGFVGEFMALLGMIRVLPALAIAGVFGVTLAAAYALPAYQAVFWAEAGPGSASGRVTDLDLREKGLLWTLSLLMLAIGLYPKPWLDVLLPAVQGIIR, encoded by the coding sequence ATGGCTCTGACCTTCCTTTGGCTTGTTCCTTTCGCGGGGGCAATCGCCACGGCCTTGTCAGGCGTGGCCTCGGAGCGCGGGCCGCGGCGTATGTCTCTTTTATTCGCGGCCCTGAGCTTGGCAGCGGTTCTGGCCCTCCCCTGGGGCAGCGGCATCCAGGGGATCTCGGCCTTCGCGGAGCGCGGACCGGCCTGGGCCTTCGGGATTCATTATGCTCTGTCCATCGATGGGCTTTCCTGGTGCTTGTGCCTGCTTAACGCCTTCCTCACGGTGATTTCTTTGTTGGCTTCATGGGGAGAGAAGCGGGCCTGCGGGTATTGGGCGGCTTTCCTCTTGCTGTCGGCGGCATTAATGGGCGTGTTTCTGGCCGCGGACCTGTTTCTGTTTTACATCTTTTGGGAAGCCGCGCTCATCCCCATGTTCTTCATCATCGGCCTTTGGGGCTCGGAAGGCCGCAGGCACGCGGCCGTCAAATTCTTCCTATTCACGTTCTTCGGCAGCCTCTTCCTTCTCGTGGGTTTTCTGGCCTTGGTGACCCAGCATCATCAGGCTCTCGGGGCCTGGACCTGGGAACTGGCGAGCCTGAAGGCCCCGGCATCCGGCCGCTGGGCCAAGACGATTTTCCTGGCTATGCTCGTGGGCTTCGGGGTCAAGATTCCCCTGGTGCCGCTTCACACCTGGCTTCCCGACGCCCATACCGAGGCGCCCGCGGCCGGCTCCATGATGCTGGCGGGGGTGATGCTGAAAATGGGGGTTTACGGCTTCCTGCGGATACTTATTCCCCTGTTTCCAGACCTTTCCTGGGACTGGCTTCCCGCTCTTGGGGCCTTGGCCGCCGTCAACATCCTTTACGGCGCGGTCTGCGCCATGGCCCAAAGCGACTTGAAGAGGCTGGTGGCTTACTCGAGCATCGCCCACTTGGGGTTCTGCCTCCTGGGGATATTCTCGAAGACTTCCGAGGGGCTTTCCGGGGGTGCGCTCCAACTGATCAACCATGGACTTACCACCGGAGCCCTCTTCCTGATGGTGGGGATTCTCTACGAGCGCTCGCATCGCCGCGGCCTCTCCGACTTCGGGGGCCTGGCCTTGCGTGCTCCCTGGCTCTGCTTTTTCTTCGGCTTCTCGATCCTGGCGTCGATAGGCCTTCCCGGCTTGAACGGCTTCGTGGGGGAATTCATGGCGCTTCTCGGCATGATTCGCGTCCTGCCGGCCCTGGCCATAGCGGGTGTTTTTGGGGTGACCTTGGCCGCGGCCTACGCCTTGCCCGCCTACCAAGCCGTGTTTTGGGCCGAGGCCGGGCCGGGCTCGGCGTCCGGGCGGGTCACCGATCTCGACTTGCGCGAGAAGGGGCTTCTGTGGACTTTGAGCCTTCTCATGCTCGCGATAGGCCTTTATCCCAAGCCTTGGCTCGATGTCCTGCTTCCAGCGGTACAGGGGATTATCCGATGA
- a CDS encoding flippase-like domain-containing protein, producing MKESWSKVKRQAAVAAGGVLSLAILAWLVIKSLHPLLHVVSGILWGWVAAGLFCALSSYAMVGLALGQILSLLGFSQPLAELLGVALVSTTANYFISSAGLSGFALKAYLLRKRHVPYGVTVTASVLSSAILYIVLAVILGQGLIYLVYHLGGGRLPVMESALGMLILLGVAVLILGFFFNHKLRNRLSQKLFHALNHAVFYFSKAEIPREAFEEFESQLNRGLSRVRQHKKRLTKTVVYTGLDWCLAMLALYCSFRAVGVSLDVGHLSAGFTAGQAATFIPLLPGGLGVLEGSMAAVFQGLGVSWEQALMGALLYRLTYYLIPGLMSVFVLWGLSLARRQDHPPACPLRE from the coding sequence TTGAAGGAATCATGGTCTAAGGTCAAGCGGCAGGCGGCGGTCGCGGCGGGGGGCGTGCTCTCGCTGGCGATCTTGGCCTGGCTCGTCATTAAAAGCCTCCATCCCCTGCTTCACGTCGTGTCCGGCATCCTCTGGGGCTGGGTGGCGGCGGGACTCTTCTGCGCCTTGTCGAGCTACGCCATGGTGGGCCTGGCCTTGGGCCAAATCCTGTCCCTTCTCGGATTTTCCCAGCCTCTTGCCGAACTCCTGGGCGTGGCCTTGGTTTCCACCACGGCCAATTACTTCATCTCTTCGGCGGGGTTGAGCGGCTTCGCCCTGAAGGCCTACCTCCTAAGGAAGCGGCACGTGCCGTACGGCGTGACCGTGACCGCCTCGGTGCTGAGCTCGGCCATCCTTTATATCGTGCTGGCCGTGATCCTGGGGCAGGGCTTGATTTACCTCGTCTATCATTTGGGAGGGGGAAGGCTCCCTGTCATGGAAAGCGCCTTGGGCATGCTGATTCTGCTCGGCGTAGCCGTCCTCATCCTGGGCTTCTTCTTCAACCACAAGCTGAGAAACCGCCTCTCCCAAAAGCTCTTCCATGCCTTGAACCACGCGGTCTTCTATTTCTCGAAGGCGGAGATCCCACGCGAGGCTTTCGAGGAGTTCGAATCCCAGTTGAACCGGGGCCTCTCGAGGGTGCGGCAACATAAGAAACGGCTCACCAAGACCGTGGTTTACACGGGGCTTGACTGGTGCCTGGCCATGCTGGCGCTTTACTGCAGCTTCCGCGCTGTGGGGGTGAGCCTCGACGTCGGACATCTCAGCGCGGGGTTCACCGCCGGCCAGGCCGCCACTTTCATCCCCCTTCTGCCTGGAGGGCTGGGAGTTCTCGAGGGCTCCATGGCCGCGGTGTTCCAGGGGCTGGGGGTTTCCTGGGAACAGGCCTTGATGGGGGCTCTCCTTTATCGCCTGACATACTACTTGATTCCCGGCCTCATGAGCGTTTTCGTGCTTTGGGGTCTCAGTCTGGCGCGGCGGCAGGACCACCCGCCAGCCTGCCCATTGCGGGAATAA
- a CDS encoding NADH-quinone oxidoreductase subunit L, which yields MHAFPMEVYVLLGAPVAALFLGFFVFRRFKPEWTHLPILASCAAVCAASVSLAARVCAGWGMDAPFYTWVAVGDVGISFGARLDGLSISVLAMVSLVGGLIHVYAWGYMKKDPGFSRFFLLFHLFFFAMIGLLISNNYVQLYLFWELVGVSSYFLIGFWHQKESARRAALQAFMVNRVGDFGLMLGVLILMATFKANTRFSFIFQMISLADPGFLALAGLCFFWAACAKSAQFPLYFWLPDAMEGPTPVSALMHAATMVTAGVFLLARSWPLISAVAFLGPVMALTGAFTCAAAALLACTRTDLKRILAYSTVSHLGLMVFALGLGQTGAAVFHLVTHGFFKAVLFLCAGNIAHALHKPTVSLSEAGGLYKKMPLTFFCFTVAALSLAGVWPFAGFFSKDAILEAALRAGGLTAATGILIGVLSAFYIFRMLFLTFLGARRSQARPLGAHEAEAVMAAPMFFLSLGALGVGWLAKGFISMLRSGWVFAAPPELPPFSMAVLAVGSAAAAAGIALAWVWSLGRPEWDWEWRRRWPGLERLLNCDFGWKHAAGLVARAAERLSELLGRLWDRALWDGLIESSGSFSQMAGEAGGLLATGLLNDYLWWMLAGVGALLTTVLWL from the coding sequence ATGCACGCATTCCCGATGGAGGTCTACGTTCTTTTGGGCGCTCCCGTCGCCGCCCTCTTTTTGGGTTTCTTCGTCTTTAGGCGATTCAAGCCCGAGTGGACTCACCTTCCCATTCTTGCCTCCTGCGCCGCGGTCTGTGCCGCGAGCGTTTCCCTGGCGGCTCGGGTCTGCGCGGGCTGGGGCATGGACGCGCCCTTCTACACGTGGGTGGCGGTCGGCGACGTGGGCATCTCCTTCGGGGCCCGCTTGGACGGGCTTTCCATCTCGGTGTTGGCCATGGTCTCCTTGGTGGGCGGGCTCATCCATGTGTATGCCTGGGGTTATATGAAGAAAGATCCGGGATTCTCCCGCTTTTTTCTCCTGTTCCACCTGTTCTTTTTCGCCATGATCGGGCTTCTCATATCGAACAACTACGTCCAGCTCTACCTGTTCTGGGAGTTGGTCGGGGTATCCTCCTATTTTCTGATCGGATTCTGGCATCAAAAGGAGTCGGCCCGCCGCGCGGCTCTCCAGGCCTTCATGGTCAACCGCGTGGGGGACTTCGGCCTGATGCTGGGCGTGCTCATCCTGATGGCGACTTTCAAGGCCAATACGCGGTTTAGCTTCATATTTCAGATGATCTCTCTGGCGGACCCCGGATTTCTAGCCTTAGCCGGGCTCTGCTTCTTTTGGGCGGCCTGCGCCAAATCCGCTCAGTTCCCTCTCTATTTTTGGCTTCCAGACGCCATGGAGGGCCCGACCCCGGTCTCGGCCCTCATGCACGCCGCGACCATGGTGACGGCCGGCGTGTTCCTCCTGGCCCGCTCCTGGCCCTTGATATCGGCCGTGGCGTTTTTGGGGCCGGTCATGGCTTTAACAGGGGCTTTTACCTGCGCCGCCGCGGCGCTTTTGGCCTGCACCCGGACCGATTTAAAAAGGATACTAGCCTACTCCACTGTGAGCCATTTGGGCCTCATGGTCTTCGCCTTGGGCCTGGGTCAGACCGGGGCCGCGGTGTTTCATCTCGTCACCCACGGCTTCTTCAAGGCCGTGCTCTTCCTTTGCGCGGGGAATATCGCCCACGCCCTGCACAAACCCACTGTCTCGCTCTCGGAAGCAGGGGGGCTCTACAAGAAAATGCCGCTCACTTTTTTCTGCTTCACGGTCGCGGCTTTGTCCTTGGCCGGGGTATGGCCTTTCGCGGGTTTCTTCAGCAAGGACGCGATCCTGGAGGCGGCCCTGCGTGCCGGGGGGCTCACCGCCGCGACCGGGATCTTGATCGGGGTTCTAAGCGCGTTCTATATTTTCCGCATGCTGTTCCTGACCTTCTTGGGTGCTCGCCGAAGCCAGGCCCGCCCCTTGGGCGCGCATGAGGCCGAGGCCGTCATGGCCGCTCCCATGTTCTTCCTGAGCTTGGGGGCCTTGGGGGTGGGCTGGCTTGCCAAGGGTTTCATCTCGATGCTCCGCTCGGGCTGGGTTTTCGCAGCACCTCCCGAACTTCCCCCGTTCTCCATGGCGGTGCTCGCCGTGGGCTCGGCCGCGGCCGCGGCCGGAATCGCTTTGGCCTGGGTTTGGAGCTTGGGGCGGCCCGAGTGGGATTGGGAGTGGCGGCGGCGTTGGCCGGGGCTTGAGCGGCTTCTGAACTGCGATTTTGGCTGGAAGCATGCCGCGGGCCTTGTGGCCCGCGCCGCAGAGAGGTTGTCTGAGCTGCTGGGACGCCTTTGGGACAGGGCTCTCTGGGACGGTCTCATCGAAAGCTCCGGGTCTTTTTCCCAAATGGCGGGAGAGGCAGGGGGGCTCCTGGCCACTGGGCTCCTCAATGATTACCTCTGGTGGATGCTGGCCGGGGTCGGGGCCCTCTTGACGACGGTGCTATGGCTCTGA
- a CDS encoding response regulator codes for MKKIVVVDDDPAMRELIADILGPHYEVLKAEDGAAGLELVKKAMPDLVVLDLLMPRMHGFEVCQKIKADETLRRIKVLISSSKSYSKDIQTAKQAGADGYIVKPYAIDELLGQVKILLEKDAKALELKFWGTRGSIASPGPQTLRYGGNTPCTSLRAGDDLLILDAGTGIRELGQALAEESQGRPLRAHLLIGHTHWDHIQGLPFFGPLYAPQNKFTIYGTHGTTQKFEDVLSGQMHPTYFPVSFRDLDSKVETVELSGPWEMGAVKARYHYLNHPGITIGFRLETKDWSVCYLSDHEPYSRLNAKGEFSVQEDLAVAEFASGCDLLISEAQYTEEEYRAKKSWGHSTFADVVGLAAKAGVKNLALFHHDPSHTDEMMDRFVAECREHVAKGGHSFNCFAAQEGMRVTL; via the coding sequence ATGAAGAAAATCGTGGTGGTAGACGACGATCCCGCGATGCGGGAGCTCATCGCCGACATCCTGGGCCCGCATTACGAGGTGCTCAAGGCCGAGGACGGGGCGGCGGGACTCGAGCTCGTCAAGAAGGCCATGCCGGACTTGGTGGTGCTTGACCTTCTGATGCCGCGCATGCACGGCTTCGAGGTCTGCCAGAAGATCAAGGCCGACGAGACCTTGCGCCGCATCAAGGTGCTCATCAGCTCGTCGAAATCCTACTCCAAGGACATTCAAACCGCCAAGCAGGCGGGCGCCGACGGCTACATCGTCAAGCCGTACGCCATCGATGAGCTGCTCGGTCAGGTGAAGATTCTTCTGGAAAAGGATGCCAAAGCCCTAGAACTTAAGTTCTGGGGCACACGGGGCTCCATCGCCTCTCCCGGGCCCCAAACTTTGCGCTACGGCGGCAACACCCCCTGCACGAGCCTTCGCGCGGGAGACGACCTCCTCATCCTCGACGCGGGAACCGGGATCCGGGAGCTCGGGCAAGCGCTCGCCGAGGAAAGCCAAGGAAGGCCCCTGCGCGCGCATCTGCTCATCGGCCACACCCATTGGGACCATATCCAGGGACTGCCCTTCTTTGGCCCCCTCTACGCGCCCCAGAATAAGTTCACGATTTACGGAACCCACGGGACCACGCAGAAGTTCGAGGATGTCCTAAGCGGCCAGATGCACCCGACCTACTTCCCGGTTTCCTTCCGCGACCTCGACTCGAAGGTCGAGACGGTGGAGCTTTCCGGGCCCTGGGAGATGGGCGCGGTCAAGGCGCGCTACCACTACCTCAACCACCCCGGGATCACGATCGGCTTTCGCCTGGAGACCAAGGACTGGAGCGTTTGCTACCTCAGCGACCACGAGCCCTACTCGCGGCTCAACGCCAAGGGAGAATTCAGCGTGCAGGAGGACTTGGCCGTGGCGGAGTTCGCCTCGGGCTGCGATCTGCTCATCAGCGAGGCGCAATACACCGAGGAGGAGTACCGCGCCAAGAAGTCCTGGGGGCACAGCACCTTCGCCGACGTCGTGGGCCTGGCCGCCAAGGCCGGGGTCAAGAATCTCGCCCTCTTCCACCACGACCCCTCGCACACCGACGAGATGATGGACCGCTTCGTGGCCGAGTGCCGCGAGCACGTGGCCAAGGGCGGGCATTCCTTCAATTGCTTTGCCGCGCAGGAAGGCATGCGCGTCACCTTGTAG
- a CDS encoding vitamin B12-dependent ribonucleotide reductase — translation MPRTISKAQNPKKAGSLQLSRYFTSSKEDPLGAVAYERRVSSITDADGSSVFEMKDVEVPQAWSQLATDILASKYCRPTSPDASSRENSAKQAVGRVVRAIRGAAGEQGVLGGPAAKILEDELAHLLIRQMAAFNTPVWLNAGLAREYGVRGQGGNWFWNPETGKVEMARDAYTRPQCSACFIQSAEDSLPAIFDLLKSEARIFKYGSGSGSNFSKIRSRYEKLSTGGSPSGLMFFLEVFDKGAGAIKSGGISRRAAKMVCLDMDHPEIVDFLQWKQREEKKVAVMVAAGYPSDFNGEAYRTVSGQNSNNSVRVSDAFMRAVLEDGAWETALRTTGRVFEKHEARKLMKLVAQAAWSCADPGVQFDSTINRYHTCPAADRIRASNPCSEYMFLDDTACNLASLNLLKFLREDNVFDVEAFRRAARVVFLAQEILVDYSSYPTERIAKNSHDYRPLGLGYANLGTLLMILGLPYDSPEARSWCGALTAILTAEAYKTSAEIAAARGGPFAGFEENREPMLAVMRIHQAAVRRIEPGCPEYLLRAAGQSWAQAVRLGERHGYRNAQATVLAPTGTIGLLMDCDTTGIEPDFALVKFKKLAGGGTIKIVNHSVERALKNLGYAERERKSIIAHVLETGGVENAQYLKPEHLPVFDCAAPCGGGTRFIAPMGHVRMMAAAQPFISGAISKTVNLPHQSTVQDIESIFIESWKLGLKAISVYRDGCKLSQPLSVAQGKGAESEVKMAGAILERRYLPQKRAGHTYEAAIAGQKIYVKTGEYPDGRLGEVFIDFNKPGSPLQEMLNCLGIAVSLGLQYGVPLEDLVNRLTFTRFEPAGPVKHPHIKQATSVIDFIFRLLGVEYLGRSELAHVPPDRECPAKPKEDSQASGAADAPFCDGCGHVTVRNGTCYKCLNCGNSLGCS, via the coding sequence ATGCCCAGGACGATATCGAAGGCGCAAAACCCCAAGAAGGCCGGTTCCCTCCAGCTCTCGCGCTACTTCACCTCCAGCAAGGAGGATCCCTTGGGGGCCGTCGCGTACGAGCGGCGCGTCTCCAGCATCACCGACGCGGACGGGAGCTCGGTTTTCGAGATGAAGGATGTGGAGGTCCCGCAGGCCTGGTCTCAGCTGGCCACCGACATCCTGGCTTCCAAGTATTGCCGGCCGACTTCGCCGGACGCCTCGAGCCGCGAGAACAGCGCCAAGCAGGCGGTGGGCCGCGTGGTCCGGGCCATCCGCGGCGCCGCCGGGGAACAGGGGGTGCTCGGCGGCCCTGCCGCCAAGATCCTCGAGGATGAGTTGGCCCATCTCTTGATCCGCCAAATGGCGGCTTTCAATACCCCGGTATGGCTGAACGCAGGGCTTGCGCGGGAGTACGGCGTCCGCGGCCAGGGCGGCAACTGGTTTTGGAATCCCGAGACTGGCAAGGTCGAGATGGCGCGGGACGCATACACCCGCCCGCAATGCTCCGCTTGCTTTATCCAGTCGGCCGAGGACAGCCTCCCCGCCATTTTCGACTTGCTCAAAAGCGAGGCCCGCATTTTCAAATACGGCTCGGGATCGGGCTCTAACTTCTCCAAGATCCGCAGCCGCTACGAGAAGTTGTCCACCGGCGGGAGCCCCTCGGGCCTCATGTTCTTCCTGGAGGTGTTCGACAAGGGCGCGGGGGCGATTAAATCCGGGGGAATCTCCCGGCGGGCGGCCAAGATGGTCTGCCTCGACATGGACCACCCCGAGATCGTCGATTTCCTGCAATGGAAGCAGCGGGAGGAGAAAAAAGTCGCCGTCATGGTGGCCGCGGGATACCCTTCCGACTTCAACGGCGAGGCCTATCGCACGGTGAGCGGCCAGAACTCGAACAATTCGGTCCGGGTCTCGGACGCCTTTATGAGGGCCGTCCTCGAAGACGGAGCCTGGGAGACCGCTCTCCGGACGACGGGCCGGGTCTTCGAGAAGCATGAAGCCCGCAAGCTCATGAAGCTCGTCGCCCAAGCGGCGTGGTCCTGCGCGGACCCGGGCGTGCAGTTCGATTCCACGATCAACCGCTATCACACCTGCCCGGCCGCCGACCGCATCCGCGCTTCCAACCCCTGTTCGGAATACATGTTCCTGGACGACACCGCGTGCAACCTCGCTTCGCTCAATCTCCTGAAATTCCTGCGCGAGGACAACGTCTTCGACGTCGAGGCCTTCCGGCGCGCGGCGCGCGTCGTGTTCCTGGCCCAGGAGATACTGGTCGACTACTCCAGCTATCCCACGGAAAGGATCGCGAAAAACTCCCATGACTACCGCCCGCTCGGGCTTGGCTACGCCAATCTGGGGACCTTGCTGATGATCTTGGGCCTGCCTTACGATTCTCCCGAGGCTCGAAGCTGGTGCGGGGCCTTGACCGCCATCTTGACCGCGGAGGCCTACAAGACCTCCGCGGAGATCGCCGCCGCGAGGGGGGGCCCCTTCGCGGGCTTTGAGGAGAACCGGGAGCCCATGCTGGCGGTCATGCGCATCCACCAGGCGGCCGTCCGGCGCATTGAGCCGGGCTGCCCGGAATATCTTCTCAGGGCGGCCGGCCAGTCCTGGGCTCAGGCGGTGAGGCTGGGCGAGCGCCATGGCTACCGCAACGCCCAGGCCACGGTTCTGGCGCCGACCGGCACGATCGGACTCTTGATGGATTGCGACACCACGGGGATCGAGCCGGATTTCGCCTTGGTGAAATTCAAGAAGCTCGCCGGCGGGGGTACCATCAAGATCGTCAACCACTCCGTGGAGCGCGCGCTCAAGAATTTGGGGTACGCCGAGAGGGAGCGCAAATCCATCATTGCCCACGTTCTGGAGACCGGAGGGGTGGAGAATGCCCAGTATCTCAAGCCCGAGCATTTGCCGGTGTTCGATTGCGCCGCGCCCTGCGGCGGCGGAACGCGCTTCATCGCGCCGATGGGGCATGTGCGGATGATGGCCGCCGCCCAGCCATTCATCTCAGGCGCCATTTCCAAGACCGTCAATCTGCCCCATCAATCCACGGTCCAGGACATCGAGAGCATTTTCATCGAGAGCTGGAAGCTGGGCCTCAAGGCGATCAGCGTCTACCGGGACGGCTGCAAGCTTTCCCAGCCCTTGTCGGTCGCCCAGGGCAAGGGGGCCGAGAGCGAGGTGAAAATGGCGGGAGCGATCCTGGAGCGGCGCTACCTGCCCCAGAAGCGCGCCGGACACACCTACGAGGCGGCCATCGCCGGCCAGAAGATATACGTCAAGACCGGCGAGTATCCCGATGGCCGGCTGGGCGAGGTCTTCATTGATTTCAACAAGCCCGGCTCTCCCCTCCAGGAAATGCTCAATTGCCTCGGGATCGCCGTTTCCCTGGGCCTTCAATACGGCGTGCCTCTCGAGGATCTCGTCAACCGCCTCACCTTCACGCGCTTTGAGCCCGCCGGCCCGGTCAAGCATCCCCACATCAAGCAGGCGACCTCGGTGATTGACTTCATCTTCAGGCTGCTTGGGGTCGAATACCTGGGCAGGAGCGAGCTTGCCCATGTCCCGCCGGACAGGGAATGCCCCGCCAAACCCAAGGAGGACTCTCAGGCCTCGGGGGCCGCGGACGCGCCTTTCTGCGACGGCTGCGGGCATGTCACCGTACGAAACGGCACTTGCTATAAGTGCCTCAATTGCGGCAATTCGCTCGGCTGTTCCTAA
- a CDS encoding NADH-quinone oxidoreductase subunit K has product MRAMVWSVSGFLFASGLAMAVFRRQFLAMLFGLELMISAANIALVYCAGISVDPEGMGAAALIIALAAAEAVVGLSLILRLQREGALLDSAGLGSLRG; this is encoded by the coding sequence ATGAGAGCCATGGTCTGGAGCGTGAGCGGTTTTCTATTCGCCTCCGGGCTGGCCATGGCGGTTTTCCGGCGCCAGTTCCTGGCCATGCTTTTTGGGCTCGAGCTCATGATCAGTGCCGCCAATATCGCGTTGGTTTATTGCGCGGGGATTTCCGTCGACCCGGAGGGGATGGGTGCGGCGGCCCTTATCATCGCGCTGGCCGCCGCCGAGGCCGTGGTGGGACTTTCCCTCATCCTGCGCCTCCAGCGGGAGGGGGCTCTCCTCGATTCCGCCGGTCTTGGGAGCTTGCGGGGCTAG
- a CDS encoding ABC transporter permease has product MRNCSKNARAAEAFPYGFLFWEMTRTQFLLRDQGTALGFFWTLMHPLLMFAVLYALFIKWVGRFVNQYAAYLLVGLVLWNFFQKATSSAVGSLRRSRGLVLNYIFPREIIVLSAVGVALFTAALEAGLLMALLPFFGQPIRQAWLFLPVLIGCLACWVSAVALQLAAWGARYQDMERIWEVLCAALFYLTPVFYHLDMLESRWRGLLAMSPLAYILTAFRACAIEGRMPAWPCLGLALGLGAAAAAGSLWAFRRQEQKFADRLLV; this is encoded by the coding sequence ATGAGGAATTGCTCAAAGAACGCGCGGGCCGCTGAGGCCTTCCCGTACGGATTCCTCTTCTGGGAGATGACTCGGACCCAGTTTCTGCTGAGAGACCAAGGCACGGCGTTGGGATTTTTCTGGACCCTCATGCACCCCCTGCTCATGTTCGCGGTGCTCTACGCACTGTTCATCAAATGGGTGGGCCGCTTCGTGAACCAATACGCGGCTTACCTTCTCGTGGGCCTGGTCCTATGGAATTTTTTCCAGAAGGCGACCTCATCGGCGGTGGGGTCGCTGCGGCGATCCCGGGGGCTGGTCCTGAACTACATATTTCCCCGCGAGATCATCGTGCTGTCGGCGGTGGGGGTGGCGCTTTTCACGGCCGCGCTCGAGGCCGGGCTCCTCATGGCCCTTCTCCCGTTCTTCGGCCAACCGATCCGCCAGGCCTGGCTTTTCCTCCCGGTTCTCATCGGGTGCCTTGCCTGCTGGGTGTCTGCCGTTGCCCTGCAGTTGGCGGCCTGGGGTGCGCGCTACCAGGACATGGAGCGCATCTGGGAGGTGCTTTGCGCCGCGCTGTTTTATCTCACTCCGGTCTTCTACCATTTGGACATGCTGGAGTCTCGCTGGCGGGGGCTTCTGGCCATGAGCCCTCTGGCATACATCCTCACCGCTTTTCGGGCCTGCGCCATCGAGGGGCGAATGCCCGCGTGGCCTTGCCTCGGTCTGGCCTTGGGGCTGGGGGCCGCGGCCGCGGCCGGGTCCCTATGGGCTTTCCGCAGGCAAGAGCAGAAGTTCGCCGATAGGCTCTTGGTATGA
- a CDS encoding NADH-quinone oxidoreductase subunit J — MVFKNLAMCAAGAAAVLFSGLMIRQRSLYVGAVCLLAVLLQTAVFFFLSQAPLLAFLQIMVHAGAVMVLIVIAIMASSSSLEEAGGIWARLSIPWPLAALGLLIPFLQVAYLMLRDGMAPFGAIPSYSVQSRLGAVLFGSYAPATEAVGLLLFVSALALVNGRR, encoded by the coding sequence ATGGTATTCAAAAACCTCGCCATGTGCGCGGCCGGGGCGGCGGCGGTATTGTTTTCCGGCCTCATGATCCGCCAGCGCTCCCTTTACGTGGGCGCCGTATGTCTGTTGGCGGTTCTTCTTCAGACCGCGGTGTTTTTCTTTCTGTCCCAGGCCCCGCTTTTGGCCTTTTTGCAGATCATGGTCCATGCTGGGGCCGTCATGGTCCTGATTGTGATTGCGATAATGGCTTCCTCCTCTTCCTTGGAGGAAGCCGGGGGTATTTGGGCGCGGCTGTCTATACCTTGGCCTTTGGCGGCCTTGGGCTTGCTCATCCCCTTCCTCCAGGTCGCTTATTTAATGCTCCGGGACGGGATGGCTCCGTTCGGAGCCATCCCGTCTTACTCGGTGCAGTCCCGGCTGGGCGCGGTCCTCTTCGGTTCCTACGCTCCGGCCACGGAGGCGGTGGGGCTTCTCCTGTTCGTCTCGGCCCTGGCCTTGGTGAACGGCAGAAGATGA